GGAATATTTTCGACCTGCATAGAGGTCATCTGCAGGTGATATTTTTtaacatacaatatttaaaaactaggtgagttttaaatatatttgaacaCTTATAACCATGTATGCTTGACATAAATTGGTGAGTAACATACATTAAATGACGTATAGATTAAATCTTCCATAGATCATTTTGCGATACGAACATTAAAGAACATGCAATGTGTTTGAAACataaattcaattgaattcattaaaaaaattgttcaatgTTTTATGATTAAAACTGTTCAGTATGATGTTGGAAGACTATGGAATATTCTCGACCTGTGTAGCGAAATCTTCAGTTGTAATTTAACAAACATTAATTAAAGCTAGATGAATGTTTAAAATGCATTTAACACTATAATAACCTTGTGTGCTTGACATAAAATATTGAAGTGACATACATAATGTTAATTGACGTATAGGTTAAGTCTTCATTGACCATAATTGTGATACAATGTTAATCACATATTATGTAGTCAATCGTTTAAGATTGTTCAGAAAATGTTGACTAAAACAGCTCAGTATGATGTTAAACTATGAAGAAATGTGGAGAATTCTCGTCTGAGTCGCCGTGTTGAGGCGACTCAGACCGAGAATTCTCCACATTTCTTCATAGTTTAACATCATACTGAGCTGTTTTAGTCAACATTTTCTGAACAATCTTAAACGATTGACTACATATTTTAAACACATCATATGTGATTAACATtgtatcacaatcatcatcatcatcacgtgtTAGACTCTAGTGGATCCGTTATGGTCTCATGTTAGcattttcgtggtcttcccaaattTCTCCTTCATCTTGGTACATAGGCAAGAATTTGTCTagaccagggatgtcaaagcgtgCTGCATGCTCACAAGAACccacacaacatttccttaagagcgatgattgtactttatcttgctgaaaaatgaaccttgttggatttgcattgcttgtagtatgagcatgtAATACAGGTGTTTCCACATCCCTGGTCCAGACTGTCTAGTGcaatccatcctttcgacatgtttcttTCACTGGAGTCTATATTCCAACTAAGTGTAAATGAGAGGGTATTACTGAGAAAATGACTCACCATTATATATCAAGTTCTGAAAGTGTTTTCCTTCCTTTTGGACATATTTGTGTCCATTTcaccactactgctaccaccactactactactactgctactgctaccatgactaccatcactactactattaccactatgaCTACtgccaccatcactactactgccaacactactactactactactactactactgttattgccactactactgccactactactactattactactactgttactgctactactactgctactactacaattaccatcactactactaccaacactactactactgttactgccactactattgctgctactactactactgccactaccaccactactattgctactactactactaccgctactactactactactactactactactactactactcctcctaTCGCCATCTTTCagcatcaccatcaccaccactacttaATGTGGTAGGCTAGTTAAAATATCGTAGTAATTGtagaagtaataatagtagttcCCTTTTAGTGACATTACAGTTCAATTGATTGTTATGAGAATAATTTTTTGGAATGTCTGCTGtatttactagtgaaataaaattcgattgtgtaatattttatcatTGCCATTTGCTTTACAGATAAGAGTAATGATTGAGTAAACATGACTGAATCTATAGTTATGAATGTACAGAAAGAATCATTTATAATCTGAGAGtgagaaattctaaacatttgcGACGAAACTGATGACTGCACCTCTGGATAGTCACTGACAAACTAAGTGGTCCGCTATTCTTGATACTAGTGACAATTATAAGCCACGCTTGTAGGGTCAAGGGGAATAACGACAAGTTAAGGTCCTGCCAttacaaaaactgaaataaactttttacacattttacagagttttattctACAAATAAGTTTCCATTAGAAAACTCCTCTGCCTAATATTGTACCGAACAATCACATTAGAATGACAGATACTATTGTGAGTTCATGCACTGCTTCACCATAAAGGTGACTGAGCTTATGCAGGAGGAGGTGTTAACTTATTATGTCAGTGTGTGCTGTTCCTGCTGTTACAGCATTGGAATTTTTTTTAGATGTCTAGTTTTATGTTTTGATCCTTTGGACATTTCTCTGTAGCAGATGCAATAATTTAATCACAGGACTGTGGAGTGTTGAATTTTCCTTTTACTGTGTATGTTGTATGAACTTTGTGTGCAGGAAGGCCTGGATGTGATGAAGACAGAAAGTGAATCCTGGTATACTGACAACATAAAACATGAAAGGAATACCACACATTCATCATTTGGAGAGCCAAAGACAGATCAGAAAGTGAGTAAATCACAAGAAGTAATTATAGCAACTTCACGTTTTAGCTCATCATAGGGAAAAACTTATTTCGGCTTTCTGCATCCAAACCAGTTCTGGAAGAGTCCTGGACTTACTGACCTTAAAGCAGCAGCGAATGTTTAATGGGAAAATGTGGCTTTCCAATACAAACAATTCTAGAATTTAAGTATTCTCCCGCGACATCAATAGACATGAAGCATTCATTTTCTGCTCACGAACTTGCACTAACAGACAACATTTGTAAATTGTTTCTCGAAATTTAGAAAAATTACTGGTTGTGTGTTGTGAGTACAATTAGGTAGAGTACATGCGGTTAAAttgaatgaatttaaatttaaatttggggAGTAAAATAATGCTTCAGTTTTTCATCATAACTCTGTAGttccatttcattttaatatgttccTATGTAGATAGCTAGGGAAATACAATGCAATTCCtaaagtttaaaatttttatgagtaatacacaactaataatagTAGGCTAGGTATaagagatttattaatttttagtaatATGTGAGGGAAGGTCATTTTAGATATGATTTTTAAAGCCTGTTTTTATCTTTACAGCCTATTTTATACACTTACGGCCGTAttgatagacattcttagcgcgggctttcggtggatgatcagcgaactaacgtttttcgtactcataaacgagtgtcagcgatatgatatgaaatgaatcctgtttagcacgctcgtagcgcgggctagcgaaatgtgtatgaatagcaccctaaaagtctaatttttgCAGCATAAAATATCATAGTTCAAATTGAAGTTCTGTTCTTACTTCTTTTGTTTTTCATAGGAAgtcataattttttgtttatatgttcTTGCATAACCTGTCATCGACTTGATCTGTTTGACTATCTTCCTTATGAGATTTGAAAGCAATAGAAGTTCTGGTTGGTTTCTGGCCAATAGGGAACTAAGTCTAGTGGTAGGGCTGCTCTAGACAGGTGTATTAAGTACCGTGTTTCATAGATCGATCAAGaaaaaaatggaaggaaaatTCTCCCTTGATTGTAACAGGCCAAAAGGCCTAATACTTGCAAGGAAGATAATGATATATatgtattttcttcaaacaggAGGTGCCTTGGGAAGCATTTGCAGTAAAAGAAGAGCCAAAGGAAGAAATTACAGTAGATGATGAGGCTCTGCTGTCCAAGTAAGTGAAAGTACATTTTAATGACAATGTATAAACTTTAATGAATTGTTGTGAATCTgtacttttcttatttatttgatatCTGTATGCTGTGATAATACTGTCTTCATTGCTCAGCAGAATAAAAGCTGCATGCATGTTTTTTGTGCACactacgcacacacacacacatattcacAAGGAACGTGGATATTTCGGTAACAGTTTTGATGTAATCATAACTTGCTGCGTTCACCCAGCACCCTCAAATGTGACACAGTGATTTCTGAAATCTCTCGTTGAAACAAAACAATAttgtttctgaaaataattttctcacTTCATAGCTGTCGTTACAGAAATGCTGGAATAGTGGGTATTTGCTCTTCGTGAGGTCAGAATTGGTGATTTGCTAGTATTTTCATATATAGGATGGGAAGAAAcctattatattacattaattgacAGAGGTAATAGATCGAGTCAAATTGAACAACTTTCGTTAAATAAATTTTTTGTTacatccaatagttttgagaatacgaaatgcatCGTGTTGTAATGCTGCAAAGAGTACCAGCTCTCGTTGAGGTCATTACTCTGTAGTGAGGGTGAATAACTCCATTCCGTCCGCAAGTCTTGCGAGCAAAGAATGTGAACAAAAGTCTCACCAGATACGTTTGTATCAAATTAATGTAGATTCGTAACACTTAATacattacttaacattactgtaaatttaatttcttttccaaattaatttttaatttcctcagaGATAACTAACTGGAGATTCagttacagaatgtgtattcgtaacaatgttattttcagtttacatcaaatgtaaataaatctttaatagaaatagttttgttttataagaatgctttactattttcaaattacgtaaaagcaaagaaatcaacagatacTGTAAATGTGAAGAAAGCTtcgttgtattaaattttttattttttattttattgggttattttacgacgctgtatcaacatctaggttatttagcgtctgaatgaaatgaaggtgacaatgccggtgaaatgagtccggggtccagcaccgaaagttacccagcatttgctcgtattgggttgagggaaaaccccggaaaaaacctcaaccaggtaacttactctGACCGGAAtgtattaaatttagagttaaaaaGGTTATAGCATAATAAAGAATATTAAGAGTGaaacaatttgcgtaattaatACATTGAATACTTTACATCTTGATCTACAGTAATTTGATTGAAATGTATCTGATGAGCCTTTTGTTTGCATTCTCTTCTCGGGAGTCTTGCAGAGTGAAGTTACTCACCCCCACTGTGAAGCAATGATCTCGAGCAGTACTTGTATTCTTTGCAGcattgcaacacgttacatttcgtattcttaaaactaatgaacttATCAAAGAACTTTTTTGACAAAcattgttcgcattgacttgatgtattacctctgtgaattaatgtaatagaatgtcttctgaattgaagagttcagagccgtagtgggccaagcaccatataTTAAAACTGggaaaaacaagggttaaaatgaagtgatTAGCATAATTCATTGAAACATATGGCaactaatataaagtatgcacattaaaattaaactagtggcttgtgcagcaaatgctgcaactaagtaaattagacgttcaaataaaaatttttcagatttattttcaataaagaataccagacttttgaaagttattttcttccataataatgaaacatactccctctgaattttttttatgccaaatactttttcttgaacctatccaccttcaggttacgagtttcaatgcgaaaaagcaagtaacaatgtcagaacgatcagtgggtttttcatgtgagacTAAATAATAGCTacttcaggtcattgtgaattgtacgcgaaagtttaaaaaatgtcacgtttgctatgctttcgaacaataaatatagcatcttggtatacctgctgcatggagagcttgaaatgtagagtgtaaaatcatttcatcctgttaagaaatcttgctgaaatgatcgggagactacaaaattttctaggtcccttattttatcagtaagtaataccttttggtttttccttaggaactgtaatttttgtgctctctcgagtcaatactgaagagaatgacgcatatagatatctacaccacatcgccattaagtatatgaaaaagacccaacctcacttgattaataattataaaaatatttaatttttaataacaatattattatcttatgtaaattttgtagttatatactacatagccgccattcagtaaattatagaaatgaagatctaatttaatatattctctacatctacttatataaccccaaaagtttcactttcatataatcaatatagcattaatacgtataattaatgaaaaatagtcgcatcatggcattaattattataatatttaatttctaatggtaataatgtcatcaaagcaTCTcatattttgtagattttaatatccaatacacagctgtactcataaaattacacatcgcagaatcagacctgtaaattatatttagtaagccttgaagtttttaataaccaattgaatttgagctctaaatatgtcagcaatcctgcaggtcatggccttcgtgtaatagtgtattgtttattgtaggctagtgtgtgttttgttttattctgaaatgatgcaattagttctcaaaactgacgaaagatagatttttggaaaatgtgaaaattatgtagaaaaactaacgcttcactgaaagttgctatttttctgagaaacttcgggttctaagcttcaagatgaggggtcatttattaaaatccgttcaggcgttttcccgtaatttccattaccagttcaaattatatatatagatgatatgttaatctttattaaactatggtattcacttcacttcaattcttgctttctccgtttttaataaatggtgcttagcccgctatgactctgaacccttcaattaatgtaataggttgtCTTTTACTCTGTATTAGACTACCTATATGCCATGCCCTTCCATGATGTCTTCATTGCCATTCGAATATCGTTCTTCGAACTATTCTTCTTGTGTTGTAAATGTGCAGGCTGATGTTGATATTGATGCATTtccaactcttgttttctacattACAGTAACGTGGACATTCTAGAAGATGGCTTGAGGTATTCACATTTCACTATGAGGGAAAATGATAATGAAATTGAGAAGGAATTACACTACAGTCCATGTGGCATTCAGTTAAACAGTAGTAATATCATTAGGAATTCTCACATCCACAATGATGAGAAGCCGTTCGAATGTAAAACGTGCGGAATATGTTTCAGCGATCGACATGGTCTCCGTTGGCATGTGCAAATACACACAGGAGAGAAACAGTTCAATTGTGAATATTGTGGTAAAATGTTTACCAATCGGAAAGCCATTATAAACCACATACGCATCCACACAGGagagaagcctttcaaatgtaCTCATTGTGATTTATCTTTTAGACTCAGACCAAACCTTCTTCGTCATATACGAACGCATACAGGAGAAAAGCGGTTCAAATGTGAATTCTGTGGCAAGTGTTTAAGCCAACGTGGTGGGCTATTGAAACATGTTCGCACACACAAAGGAGAGAAGCCATTTGTTTGTAATTGGTGTGGGTTACGTTTTAATGATCGGTATGGTCTCGTACTCCATGTAAGAATTCATACTGGAGAGAAGCCATTTAGTTGTGAACACTGTGGCAAAcaatttacgaaacgcagtaatGTTATCTCTCATTTGCGTACACATACTGGGGAGAAGCCTTACCAATGTACTCTGTGTTTTGTACGTTTTAGGGATCAATACGGTCTTCGTCGACACATACCTGTCCACACGGGAGAAAAaccatttaaatgtgaacattgtGAGAAGCGTTTTAACAGACAAAGTAACCTCATTAAACACGTACGTACACATAAGAAAGAGAAGGCTGTGTGAAGTATACAGCACAATATGCTAGAAATTAAATGTTGATCGTAAGAATTGGAAGAGATATTTTATCCAGCATAGTAAAGTGGGAGAAACGTTTTTCGGGCTATCAGGCTGTGGTCTGATGGTTGTGTGACCAAatgtttcgttcactgctgcggtgaacatcttcagtggtgtagaGTACTGGTGGGGCTGGTTCTACTGCGCATGCTGATGACAGTCTATGCTGGCTGCATCGTCTATTTATAGTGTGTGAAGGGGGCGTGGCTTGCTGTTGTCTTTGTggtccgtccacacctgtggagtaacggtcagcgcgtctggccgcgaaaccaggtggcccgggttcgaatcccggtcggggcaagttacctggttgaggtttttccggggttttccctcaacccattactagcaaatgctgggtaactttcggtgctaaaccccggactcatttcattatcaccttcatttcattcagacgctaaataacctgagatgttgatacagcgtcgtaaaataacccaataaaataaactttcTGCGGTCCGCACTTGAgattgtattactcgaccaatgGACCATGGCCTGATAGCCCgaaaaacttttctcctattgacGCCGGCCATGAAAGTCTACACTCGAATAGTAAAGTAGATTGATACTCAGCAAATGCACTTGAATGTGCTATCTACCTGGCTCTATTCAGTTCGATGTAACCTTTTTGAGAACTCTTATAGTAAGAAAACTTTCAATCTAAACGTTTTaactggaaaaattaaaatttgcaaCGTTGTAACAACAAAAatgcacattttttttaacaagtgGAAGAATTGGAATCCTAACCAAAAATGTACCCAGTTTTTAAAATGTAGTTAAATGACATTTTAAGGAAGGAGTGGATGggctaatttataatttattgaactggttaattgttgcaacaaaatAACACTTATATTGCGTTTTGAATAATATGTTGAGTCTAAATAAAGGTTAATGTGAAATAGTTAATACACATTTTATTGAAGTcctaataaaaatagttttattacacATGTTCAATGTTTTCATCGAATTTGATACAAGTTCGCACAGTAATTGTATAGTTCTTCATATTTAGATCCTTAAAATAGGAAAGTTTTATTCGATAAAATTATGTTACGATGGTGGAATGATAATTGGAAATATTTTTTCCCCCTCAATTTGTTAATTCAGGTAATAATGATGTAGCTCAGGAAAGTCATTTTAAACAATGTGAAGGTGTATATATGTGTAAGAACGTTGAATGTTGgccctgaataatttcaaagtatTTTGTTACACGCAGAAAGTGGACCTAATAAGTgagaacacattaaaataaatacagcttaccatgaaataagtaaattaaatagcgtatagtacagtaaggtccgaaagtttTCTCGCCCCTCCTTGTTGatttgcatccattttgaacatgtcgcAGCatatgtgtgacaatggttgatactttacaatccagaacatcagtatagGCACCATCATTGTCGTGTCACAAAATGATGCGGCACTATGCCCTGTGAGAAATTTTctgcagcaaaggcggtgtgatttccctgtggggaataattaagcagcatgtctcgaaacatctataccagacaattgaagatttgaagcaaactgttaagggggcattcagggaaatcgcactccctttgctgcggaaaatttcacacaggacatggtgCCACATCATTTTGTGCCATGACAgtgatggtgcccatactgatgttctggatcactgaACAAgttggaacgtaaagtatcaaccattgtcacacatctgctatgacttgttcaaaatggatgcacatcaataTACAAACAAGGAGAGGGGGGggagtgacaagactttcggaccttactgtgtAATGGTAACAACAAAAAATGATGGGTAAGTGGAATTATTTGGTGCTGTTTGTTGAGATCAAACCAAACAAAAATAATGTCTGTCTGCTACCTTCTGGAAAATACATGTAAAGATTAGAGAGGCTTCCCAGTGGGATGGGTTGACATGTACGGCTTACAACATGGATTCGAATTAAATATGATTAATTGCGATTATTTCCTTTTAATGACTAACATGTACGTATGAATTTGGAGAAAGGATTTTCACTATAGTGCATGAAACCATCCACACCAATGTGAAGATCAATATTAAACTTCTAACATTTTCTGGCCACTGAAAGATGCGTCTGTATTGCCCACCAACTTACGGTTATTTGTGTACATtggtatatatgtaataaaaatatatactgggCTTTCATTTAAAAACCTCCCAATCTAAATAAGTAtttgtttcaattaaatttaattcaaacaaaAAGACGTCAATTTAAATGTTGAGGGGAAGTTCAAAAACagtattaattgcattttaggctTCAGCCTCCAtccccatttgaaatttcaaatggaatcCCTATTTTATGATATACCTAAATTTGAAAAagtattcaaattatatatatatatatatatatatatatatatatatatatatatatatatttattctcaCATCTTCTGTTTGTTACACATGAGGTAGCCActgacgtggctcagtcggttaaggcgcttgcctgccggtctgaagttgcgttcgggcgcgggttcgatccctgcttgggctgattacctggttgggttttttccgaggttttcccccaccgtaatgtgaatacaaggtaatctctggcgaatcctcggcctcatctcgccaaatattatctcgctatcaccaatctcatcgacgctaaataacctagtagttgatacagcgtcgttaaataaccaactaaaaaaaaaaagttatacatGAGTGTACACTTTATGCTGTCTTGCATatgcgaatctgtgacaggttaggttagtttaggcttttgttataccTTGCATATGGGAATCTGCAGGATTTTAAAGCACTGGGCAAAGgatagtgattttttgttttgtatcaATACTGGTCACTTCTGAAATCGCTAGAACTGTGCGTTAGGCCAGGATTACAATCGACGTTCGTTTGCATTACGTTACATTGCGGTGAAGTACGTTGAAGTTAGACAAATACAAGCTCCGTGTATTTGATTATGGTCAACGTTAGAATGAACGAACGCATGATGGCGTTGATTCAACATTGCCAAGGACAAGCTTTCACAAACGCAAAGAAACGTAAGTTGAATGTCATCCAATCACGAATCAGAAgcgcttcatttatttttacctcttctttcgttgtagatgcgccatattgctactgaaatattaaataaaataatgttaattaaaaattacat
The window above is part of the Periplaneta americana isolate PAMFEO1 chromosome 11, P.americana_PAMFEO1_priV1, whole genome shotgun sequence genome. Proteins encoded here:
- the LOC138708921 gene encoding zinc finger protein 501-like isoform X2; amino-acid sequence: MDILKVETDVEAEHVQFPFCSLKAEPEEGLDVMKTESESWYTDNIKHERNTTHSSFGEPKTDQKEVPWEAFAVKEEPKEEITVDDEALLSNNVDILEDGLRYSHFTMRENDNEIEKELHYSPCGIQLNSSNIIRNSHIHNDEKPFECKTCGICFSDRHGLRWHVQIHTGEKQFNCEYCGKMFTNRKAIINHIRIHTGEKPFKCTHCDLSFRLRPNLLRHIRTHTGEKRFKCEFCGKCLSQRGGLLKHVRTHKGEKPFVCNWCGLRFNDRYGLVLHVRIHTGEKPFSCEHCGKQFTKRSNVISHLRTHTGEKPYQCTLCFVRFRDQYGLRRHIPVHTGEKPFKCEHCEKRFNRQSNLIKHVRTHKKEKAV
- the LOC138708921 gene encoding zinc finger protein 501-like isoform X1 yields the protein MMSDIVKCYSMVVVCSMDILKVETDVEAEHVQFPFCSLKAEPEEGLDVMKTESESWYTDNIKHERNTTHSSFGEPKTDQKEVPWEAFAVKEEPKEEITVDDEALLSNNVDILEDGLRYSHFTMRENDNEIEKELHYSPCGIQLNSSNIIRNSHIHNDEKPFECKTCGICFSDRHGLRWHVQIHTGEKQFNCEYCGKMFTNRKAIINHIRIHTGEKPFKCTHCDLSFRLRPNLLRHIRTHTGEKRFKCEFCGKCLSQRGGLLKHVRTHKGEKPFVCNWCGLRFNDRYGLVLHVRIHTGEKPFSCEHCGKQFTKRSNVISHLRTHTGEKPYQCTLCFVRFRDQYGLRRHIPVHTGEKPFKCEHCEKRFNRQSNLIKHVRTHKKEKAV